The genomic stretch atgaaaaaagtaggtaaaacaaTTACTGgcaaaataattctgcatatTATCTTGCTCGTTGGtgacttaaaaggtattttagtgataaggtgtgaaaatataacctaaaaGAAAAATTATCGGCACATTTTGATCCTTTAAGCATCTTGGGGGTGGGGGTTATTAAGTTCtacagtgcaaagcatgatgggagctgaGGAAGTGGAGAGCAGTGGGTGGTTCCATATGTGCCAGAGCTCAGCACTTCCATTCAGAATTTGGAAACTGTGATAGTCAAATATGTATAGACACATGGTTGCCCAAGTTACAATGCGttaaacaccccccctcccccccccccttatgatgTCTTTAGACAGGAGCCTGTCCAGTAATGTAATGTATCAACATTATTGAACTCACATCTCACTAACAATTCAGGTACAGAAACAGTAGGGCTGGTGGCTGCTATTGAGAATGTCTACTACTTACTTTGGTATCCCCTCCAACATTCCCCCTGTAGCCACCATTGCAGAGTTAGCAGAAAGAAGCACTAGCATCAGTCTTATACTTGCCTATCACggcatgcagctgtcctctcCTCCGTCTTGCTCCCTCTTATGTCCACACAGCTTTTTACTGCTGTAATGACACAGTAGCACCAGACCAGCCTCTGGACATAGCAGTGTGCAGGTGAGACACAGTAGCACCAGACCAGCCTCTGGACATAGCAGTGTGCAGGTGAGACACAGTAGCACCAGACCCGCCTCTGGACATAGCAGTGCAGGTGAGCAGAGAGACTGTGAGGCAGACAGGATGGGAGGACTGCTGTGTGCTGAGACAGGTAAGTATAGAACTGGTGTTGGCGGGAGGGGGAGGTTAATGGCACTGCTAGTGGGGCATGGGTTTGCTTGGGCGGGGGGGAACAATGCGCAGAAGAGCGTGGCTGGCCAGGCTATCGTGAGCTTTTCCAAATGAACGGATCCGCCAAAGAGGACAGTGAGGTATCCTACGGACCTCATGagcccccggtaagtataaataatagctatgagtaagaaccgtttggttcgaaacatgtcagctacatgATGTGTGATTTggtgtggatacgtccataataaaggaacttgATGCAAGGGATATAGTGCGGACACCCTTTCTTTTCTCCTAAGTATAAATAATGCTGTTaaagccatctcaggttcactttaaggagcgaGTCAAGTGCTCTGGCCTGAGCACCCCTTATAAAACATTTATCAAGGGTGTGCGGGAAGCACCAACTTTCTCTACGCTCAGTTTAGTTTGCCCAGATTTGCGATCTTTTAAAGCAATTCCATGGTGGTGTGGAAGGAAAACAGCAAAATAACAACAAATATCCAAATGCTTCTCATACTTTGCGAGCTGACCCCAAAAAGTGCTTCTCTGGAAACCCTTGATGCGCCAAAGATatcaaaatataaataaatatctatGTTTATAAAATTAATCAGCCATTTTTGTAGGACGGCCAAGGGTTGCAGAATTTACCAAAAATTAGTtgcaaaaaaaaactattaaagaaaaataacttttttttttttttatacaaatgtgTTCTAACCCTGTGCTTTATCTGAGCCCTCGTTCCTCAATATAAATCTTGAGCACGCTAAAGACTCGAATTGTACCGGTGACCACAGAAGATGTATGGCTCAATAATTAACATAAATCAATTACTATATAACCCCCTGAGAAGGAGATTACAAATGCTATTGTAGCAAACCTCCTTCAGCATTAGCTGAACAAAAGAAATAATCTTCACACCGCAAAAggtgtatagtttttttttttataggttatCTTCAATATCCACACTGGGATTTTTCCATCAATATAGCGGCCGCCAGCTGTTGGGCGTCGGTGACGTGAGGATTCCGCTTCATCACGATTCGGACAAGTTCTGCTGGAAAGATGTTACACAAGTTCACAAAGATCTTCTCTCTAGTGTTAGAAATTCTCTGAGGTTCTTGAGGAACACCACAGTATGGAACCCTCCAAGATGGGTCCTGGGTCTCCGGTGGACTCTGAAAAGTAAACTGTTCGTAGCACGGCTGTGACGGGTTACCCGACATGGGGTAATTAGGACGATATCCATAAGCGTCCATACTGTAATTGACACGGTCCCCGTTTCTAGGGCTTTCTTGGCTTATGTAGGTTTTGTGCTGCCTTTGAGGGGGACTTTCGTACAACCGAGAATCAGAAATGCTTTCCATTCTTGTAGAAACCAAAGATCTACCCATAATTCCATTCTTTGAAACGTGGTAATCATTTGGGCAACTTGAACGTGCGGCAACAGCATGGTGCAAAGAGGGTAAACACATGTAGGTTGGTGGAGGCTTGTGGTGGTGCTTTGGTTCTGGCTCATGACCATAACTTTGGACTCGCATCAAGGAGTCATGGTAGCCTTGGAATGCTTGAGAACCTGTCCGGTTATGCTGGTGCAAATGCTGACATTTCAGATTTTCCTCCAGTTGGGGGTCAGGGGAACTGACGTAGGAACGGTCATTGTAACCAGAGTAGGAATCACTGCTCCCGCAGCTCAAGCTACCTTCACTGCTGCAATCGGAGGACACAAAGCTAACCCGGTAATCTGTATCTAATGAGAAACGTCGTTCAGGACTCCGGTTTCCAGAGATTCCGAGGTTTGAATAAGCATTCATCATTGAATAATATCCAGTATCCACAGGGGATTCACATTTAGGGTATTGGTCACATGGGAGTGACCCATGATTCTTTGATGACATCAACATTGGAGAGTAAAGTCCAGCTGGCAGTTGGTCCTGAGATGGTAAATGAACAGTGGCAAGAACTCCATTTCTAGATGGAGTGGTACTTTGGGGTTTCATGCTTGACATGCTAACTAAAGACGGCACAGACCTAGTTTCCAACTTGTTTTTGGTAGGGAGCTTCTCCTCTATGTCATAAGCCTGAGTTCGTATACTAGGGTCCGATTGCCTCTTTGGAGTTGAGCGCTTTACATCTGGGGTGGTGTCGATCTTTGTATTTGAAGGAACACTGTTGCTCTTCACCAGCCCAATCTCACCAGCAGTTTTGGCAATGTTGCTCCGGGACATGGCACGAAGTTCATCCGCTACGGATCTTTGTGGTTGATTGCCCCTTTCTGGGTGATAATACTTGCATTTATGCCCATACGTACATTTCTTTCCTGAGtgggaatacaaaaaaaaatgtgttttagaaCTGCATATTGTTCTAGTATTCCAATATCAATTTATATGAAGGAAAACACAAACAACTCACGCAAGACAAAAAAATGCAAGACAAAAATGTAATAATTCATTCTAGGttctagaagtgaacagaaaatcgttTAGAgaaacgatcaaaatcagatcagacctgatggagattatctatcaagccatctatatgctgaaaaacactcattgtgtattcccagcaccaGGATGAAATAGAGAGCTGGTGGAGGGATGGGGGTTGGATATGTTTACCTGTCATATTGAAGAAACAACCAATACATGACATATgttggtaaaagaaaaaaaaaacgtttgaaATAAAGAAAACTTGTTAAAAAATTGTTATAACTAGTGGTCTTGGAGCCTAATTTGGCCTCTTCTCCATGGTCTTTAAATCAACAAATTTGACAAGCGTTTCTGAAGTCTAAAAAGTATGTTCCTTCATCTACTGACAGCAAGGGAACACGGTGAGCTTCAGCATCACGCTGCATTTCATTGATTTCAACCTGACACAGCATTTTTCTCTGCCGACCGATCTTAATGCACCCAAAAGGTCAGTCCACCCTTTGATGGGCCCAGCTGGAGTGGATAGGGGGCCCGATGTGCTACCCAATAGTGTACCCAGTCCACTGGTCCATTGGAATGTCTGCATTGTCTGATTAGCAAAAGCATGCCATATATCGGATAtgataatcagtggcgtagctgaggagctgtgggccccgatgcaagttttacaatggggccccccaagcactctatacataacaattgatactgcgcactaaaacctgccaatggcaactacagtgtcagagatgcaagaagggaatggggaatagcttgttaataattacaactattcaaagtatctatagaagtgattattatgagcacaggaccaatagagagctaattctgcagttgagggagggcccttcggggcctggtgcggtcgcaacctctgcaccccctattgctacgcccctgatgataATGCATCTGGTGTCTGGTAAAAAATAAGCATTGTCAGGAACCTGTTTCTGGTAAAAAAAGGGCTTTGTGAATGGGCTCAAAGGAAAGATTGGGGAGGGTTAGAGCTATAcaggttaggtaaaggtatagcaGAATATTGATAAAACTATTGATATTCTGCTACTCGCATTTGACTGTGCTCAAcagaaaaatattggtaattttcccTCTATTCTATTAGCGGCTTCATCTGGCCCCTAAAGTAGAGTTAAACTTTGCGCACGCCGTATTctcacatgttaatgtaagcaccattgctgatttcattGCCAAACTGTATCTTTTGATTGCGTGAAGCGCCATAGCTTTCAATGGCATTCCGCATTTAGCGCGTGAAGCGGAACGCCGTTCGTGCGATAAAACTTAACACGCGAACGGTGGAAACTGTTTGCGTGCATAATTCTTTGCGCGCTTGTTTGCGCGTGCAAATcctttacacgtgataactgagttatcacgctttagtgaataaagcccctGGAGTCCTGAGTTTAGATCCCACCAAAGACACCATATGCATGGCGTTTGTATGCAGACTATGTTTGCACTGGATGGTCTGGTCTCctcaatgaaaaaaacaaaacaaaacaggctAAGGGccagggccggctttaggggggggcaagagggggcagagccccctcaaataGACTTCTTGCCCCCTCAAATATGCTGCTGCTTCCTGGTCCATGGAACGCAGACACATTTCCTCTATCTCcgctgtgctgtgtgtagagGGCGGAGATAGAGACACTCAGTAGCCTGGTCGGGTATCACatggggccaggcagccagtgagagaggagtgagacactctgctctctcactggctgcccgcCCCATGTGATCCCGGCCAGCCAGCCACAagtattagagatgggaagttcggatcttttcaatgatccggatgattcgaatcggatcattgaagagatccggatctttgatccgaatctcggatcattttactacaggaagcattcgggggtgaaatgaacagcaggacaggtctgtggacaagagaaggagaggggggtggacacacagagaaggggagaagatggacagagggcagggagtggacagagaagggaggagggacgagcagagagcagaaatgtttgcacgtaatacccacatgctgaagtcatatgctttacatatatttcacctatatgttcatctgtacactttgaaagaaaaggtcgcacagtgaaagaaagcattcccagaagataagtgcagctgtttagtgccgagtgtagGAGGAttaatattgcctttcaatcacactgtctgcaaagttactgagctgtgctgagccaaaagcttccaatgtgttcactgtgcagcactacggaacagacagcctataatgggcagcacattgcagccagtatgtgtgctctacacatatctggcagtggcacccatgtcccctctctctcatctacctgtggctgcaaggctgcctcccatccaacagagcgatccctgcttccaggaccccgctgcccgctgagagggggcgtgtcgctcctggccccgccccctttgcgatccgaatcgttcattttgatgattcggatgatcgactcataaaatagattcggatcaaagatccgaatcgttcatgatccggacaacactaacaaGTATCTCTGTATCTGAATGAGAAGGATGGGCGCGCTGGGGAGACATGAGAGGAAAAGGCAAGTGATTTATGTCTCCAGTCCCAGCCgcccagctctctgcatacacaggacacagcctgtcagactgcctgtgtgctgctgatggacgGCGCTATGTTGTGTATAATGTACGagtcccctgacctcccacactgacCTGAGGACCCTGTGCCCACATCACTGTGATGATTGGTGGGCAGGGGGATACTCTTTTATTAATAACTGATTCCTATCTGCAGCTCAGGGAGCAGGAACAATCTGCACAGAGGTCAGATATACTCTGTGTAATGGCTCACCCCCCTTCTTTTCACTATTCAGTCTCACTGACTGACCTGCCCTCTGCTCTTCTATCTGCTCTGCTCACTTCAgcctgcattttcttttaaccctttcactgcctgtcctagcttcttaagctttgtgtatcctaatttaatcatttgtagctgctgctggtctcctattaagaatgtcttaaagtgtaccagagatgattgacagtgttgtatacatacctggggcttcctccagccccatgcgcacagatcactcccacgacgccgtcctttgctgcctgctgctgcggtattgggtcccgttagttctgccagtctacccaagggaagtgcgccctctacgtatctcttcggtggtcgctggagagatacgtaaagagcgcagttcctcttgcgcagactggctgaactaacgggacccaataccgcagcagcaggcagcagaggacggcggcgtgggagcgatctgtgtgcatggggctggaggaagacctgggtatgtataaaacagtatcaatcatctttggtttcctttaagggtgccATACATCAGCAACTTGgcagtgtatttttggtgaaatgctgtcagatcacatatatttttgggggatgcactacagcagagctcaaactatcccagcagacctttaacaccactgctaaagtcatgtatatttggccccacccatgaccacacccacggtctgctgcatgaccacgcccatttttcggcgcaggggttttttatgccccctgcaaatttctgGCTGCCCCcttatatgtgcctgtctagaaccggccctgctaagggctcaaggtgcgtacacacatgcgactatagtcgttcccgatcctttcaaacgacgatcgtttgaaaaaaagcagccaacgaccatgaagtctaacgacggacgagctagatcattcaaaacgaatgatctagcttggcggatttttcccaacgacgatcgtttgcaaaagtagtacatcgttggaaacgatcgttcgtactaggcttgacatgcgcatttcactatttctccatggaatttttcatttttatgcgcaagcgcaatcagggccggatttgtactttttaccgcccaaggccaactatatcgtctgtatggttgttatctctgtgtgccccaatgataattcaacttactttccatcattgctgTCACAGataatagctattttagtaatatgtgtatagacagtggcgtagctaatgagctgtgggccccgatgcaacttttacaatggggccccccaagcactctatacgtgacaattgatacggcgcaccaaaacctgccaatggcaaccacagtgtcagatgtgcaagaaggggatggggaacagtttgttaataattaccactatttaaggtatctatagaagtgattattatgagcacaggaccaatagagagctaatactgtagttgagggagggcccttcggggcccctctggtccaagggccccgatgcggtcgctaccgctgcaacccctattactacgcccctgTGTATAGATTATATGTTATGTTTTGAACTTTTATGGTATGCTTGCCATCTCGTTGACGATGGACCcaatgtgtcaccatgagagtaaggccacatacagacatcagaccatagtctttggaaaatgaaagatcacagaccaatcttaccacccttcctgtagtataagagccatactctacacagtcttttctatggagctgcactcaccatcagacagaaatctttgcaagatgctgcacacacagatgctgtacagacacaaaagatcagtatctgcagaagatctgttcctgccaaaaatccattcctgcaaattgcaatgatagtctatgagatctgcagatcatcatacacacatgatttaactgacgcagatctgcagatctgaaaatccatcctggtggatctgatctgcagatgaatgtcagttaaatcatgtgtgtatgatgatctgcagatctcatagactatcattgcaatttgcaggaatggatttttggcaggaacagatcttttgcagatactgatcttttgtgtctgtacagcatctgtgtgtgcagcatcttgcaaagatttttttctgatgtggagttcagctccatagaaaagactgtgtagagtatgggctctcatactacatgaaaggtggtaagattggtctgtgatctttcagtttccaaagactatggtctgatgtctgtatgtggccttaggctgatgtgtacctgtagGATTTAGCTTACATATCTTGCAGGGacagcacaagtacaggacagagagcttAAAGgtaaaagctgtccttgtagatagggatggctgcatagaacagcattACTGtcactcactgagccgcccctaaacttctggtgccctaggccatggcctatgtggccttgccagaaatccggccctgagcgcaatagttgcttttacgtgatgtaatattcgttctaacgatctgatcgttacacaccttttaaaactaactttacttaggtcattctttcatcaattaaaagttcgttcgtcgttgacaacggacGATCGTTGTCGCACGTAGCTTCAGGCTCACTCTTGTGTTGCTATGCAACGCAATGCCATGCATTTTACAATGAATAGGACAGCTTagtgttgcacacagaagcatgtTGAAGGAAGATACTGCCAATCAGTGCAATAGAGTGCCCATCAGACCATgtggtctatgcactgtctgatgtccctgGATATTGCACACTGATACACTGTACTGAAATAAGCTCGTGACAGTATGTCCAGGCTCTAACTGACATATGACTCAAAAAAATTAGGATATCATgctaaagtccatttatttcagtaattcaacttaaaatgtGAAACTTATAAAAGAaataccctttgcaggtgttttggattaattagctgattagagtctggcactttgagccgagaatatggaacattttcacaatatactGACGGGCTGAGATATTGATATTTATTGTTttccataagctgtaagccataatcatcaacattataacaaataaaggattggaatatctcgctttgcacgtaatgagtctatttcatatattagtttcgccTTTtatgttgaattactgaaataaatggacttttgcgcaAAACTTTTTGCGTTTCacctgagatatatatatatatatatatatatatatattatgaaaCTTATGTCCAGATGTAAATACAAACTACAAAACAAgactttttaacctccctggcgttcaagttcTGTGGCCATGCGTCCGCCGGAGGGACATTTTTGTTACAAACTTCTTTTATATAGTGTAaccagcactaggctagctacacatgtgccccaagtcccccggcaccgctcTGATCCCCCCTATCGCCGCAGGCTATATTTACCTAGCTGCGATCCCGCGAGTACCGCAACTTCCCGGAACAGCTTCTGTCATCGCTATGGCAACGACTGGACATGATGTCTGACGTCAtgtgcagtcccgatcctccccatagcgacacCTGGAGGCTattggaaaggctgcgccattgcggGTTCTGGGGGGAGGTATGTATAAGGGCAGCAATAGGGGGGATCAGAaggtgccggcggcgatcgggggacacatgtagctagccaagtgctagctacatgatctaaaacaatttgtattaaaaaacaacccaccggggccatgcgatcccctgcggcggtatggacgagctgagctcatccataccgctcaggtggttaacatTTACACAAGTCTATTCCCATTCACATGTATTCGTATCAGACAGATTCCCCTTCATGCATTGGCGCTTACCATATGGGCACGGCTGCTTCTTGTACTCAGGGACAACTGGCTTTTTCCTTAGAAAATTATCTAAACTGGGTCCATGTCGGCCTAAAGGATCATCAGGTGGCATAAATCTATGGATGAAGACATTATTACAGTCAAAAACCAGATTCGAAACACATCATATTAATTGTACCACATTATGTCAGGCTAAAACACAGCATTAACAAAAGTCTACTTCAAGTGCATCTAAACGGAAAACTGTGAACAGgagaaaatgttttaaagcaaacctgtgaggtttggatacttacctctggaAGGGAAAGCCAGGAAAGACTTTCCCAGTCCTCCTCAGCCAGGCCGATCCAGCAATGGGACCCCAAAAGCCTGGCCACACTGTTCCTCCTTTGGGTATCACATGATCCTACATGACTGACCCACCCACCAGCTAAATCCAGAGATGTCAGGAAACAGGCTGTAATGCACTGTGACAACCGATGGACCCCCAACtggtgtgtccccctccccaagtgtatgtgtgtctccctgtgcctgtgttCAGCATTAAAGGAaacagcctgcgcagtacagtcctgatgacgtcggctggaccacgtgacccgcgccgtggagcgtagAAGAGGCCGAACTGGCAAGgcccgggagcctctggagctgcggcgagggtacaggatggctgccacgggctggtaagtggatctttttttttttttttgcttggacacttactttaaggctCACCTTTCCGCTGCTGTGAAACCTGGCCTGCTCCAATGCCCAGCATCCCTGCaagcctgtaccatgtgacaccaacCCATGTCACGACAATACTACAtgtgctggtgccatgtggtacaAGTACTTTCACTGATGGCGGATACCAGAGGAGGCCAGCATTTGTGCCGACTTGTGAtaggtgagccttcaacactgcCCAAGGgcccaggggagggggggtcttaggggtaggGCCACACATATATACTTGTGGAGTAGCAGCAGGAAATCGCTATGCAGTGTATGGACAGGAAATAGATCCATCTAT from Hyperolius riggenbachi isolate aHypRig1 chromosome 2, aHypRig1.pri, whole genome shotgun sequence encodes the following:
- the ZC3H12C gene encoding probable ribonuclease ZC3H12C, whose protein sequence is MSVCSPAKEFRSYYQGFRNSSKVEPDTCPGFMGLKDDFGHRFGHLYADSANTNLSAIVPWTILRKPTMDKVNARKGDSDKDTSEETGSTSGESEESTNSDNELDLSGRLVAETCHVTKTHRQLCRSPCIEPYILKRNEILQDLKNEDDPAEAKEIKKPPDVAKEYQTKLDFALKLGYSEEQVLLVLNKLGTNALINDILGELVKLGSKSDSEQNGGGGSCTITREPSSFESQRSESPFHQEVVDDSDNLKPIVIDGSNVAMSHGNKEVFSCRGIKLAVSWFLDRGHKNVTVFVPAWRKEQSRPDALITDQEILRRLEKDKILVFTPSRRVQGRRVVCYDDRFIVKLAFESDGIIVSNDNYRDLANEKPEWKKFIDERLLMYSFVNDKFMPPDDPLGRHGPSLDNFLRKKPVVPEYKKQPCPYGKKCTYGHKCKYYHPERGNQPQRSVADELRAMSRSNIAKTAGEIGLVKSNSVPSNTKIDTTPDVKRSTPKRQSDPSIRTQAYDIEEKLPTKNKLETRSVPSLVSMSSMKPQSTTPSRNGVLATVHLPSQDQLPAGLYSPMLMSSKNHGSLPCDQYPKCESPVDTGYYSMMNAYSNLGISGNRSPERRFSLDTDYRVSFVSSDCSSEGSLSCGSSDSYSGYNDRSYVSSPDPQLEENLKCQHLHQHNRTGSQAFQGYHDSLMRVQSYGHEPEPKHHHKPPPTYMCLPSLHHAVAARSSCPNDYHVSKNGIMGRSLVSTRMESISDSRLYESPPQRQHKTYISQESPRNGDRVNYSMDAYGYRPNYPMSGNPSQPCYEQFTFQSPPETQDPSWRVPYCGVPQEPQRISNTREKIFVNLCNIFPAELVRIVMKRNPHVTDAQQLAAAILMEKSQCGY